The Drosophila simulans strain w501 chromosome 3R, Prin_Dsim_3.1, whole genome shotgun sequence genome contains the following window.
CGATGTCGCTCACCGATGTCTTGGAATTGAACAAAACGGAGATGTTCGCGAAGATCCGCAATGGGTTGCCCGTGGTGCAGAGGACTCAGAACCTGCTGGACTGCAAGGACGACCTGCTGTTTGCCTGGCACGCGAAGGACAGTTGCCTGCTGGTTCGCAACTGGCGCTCATCGCTTGCTGCAAAGGTGAATGTCCAGTTCCAGACACTGATTCCATCGTGCTTTGTGAGCCTGGAGGTGGACCGCGTGCTGGCCTCCAACGAGGGCTCCCTAGTGGCACTAAGTGGACCGCGCGGCGTTGTCATAATGGAACTGCCCCGTCGCTGGGGCCCCGATGGATACTACAAAGAAGGCAAGCCAGTGATCACCTGCCACTCGTTCGGCCTGGACACCCAGCTCTTCCTAAAAAACCCGCACTTGGAAGTGCGCCAGGTCCGCTGGCATCCGCACTCTGTGTCGGACTCCACGCTGATCGTGCTGCTCAACAACAACACTATTCGAGTGTACAATCACTCCAAGTTGCGCCACGTGTGGCAGGTGGGTCCCACGGTGCTTCGAAGTGGGGCCAATAACTCGCTATGCGACTTCGGCGAGGTAGCCGTCGACTTTGACATCGCTCCTGCTGCAAAACCACGTGTCACTGAACCGGAAACAGCCGGCAATAACGAAACCACTTTGGATAAGAGCAACAAAACCCTTGTGGCGGCCAAATCGCTGCCAAAACAGGAGAGGATAGAGTGGCCCATCGTTTTGCTCCGCGAGAATGGAAACATATACATTTTGATGACTGCCGTGGACTCGGAGAATACGCGTCTGCAGGGCCCCATTACTATAACGCCACAGGCACATGACAATTATGGTCTGGAGTCGTGTGCACTCATGATTATCCCATCACTTCCGCCGACCCTGGTTATAGCTGAGTCCAACGGAAAGCTCCACCATGCTCTGCTTATGGAGGCGGACGCCACTGAGAAATCTTTCAGCGAGGTTGACGATTTTGTGTTAATTGAACCCGCCGAATACGTTGTACATGTACTAGAAACTGTCAAACTTGAGCTGGGAATATCTGCATCCGGAACTGAAAAAGGTGGAGACAACTGTCCCATATATTTAAAGCGGGATCTGATCAATGAGCTTCGCTACTTTGCCTACCACAACGCAGGACTTCATGCCATTACGGTCAGTTTTATCGCAGAGCTGCAACGTTACTTGGAGAGCGAGTCCGATGAAGATCGTCTAGAGCTGGCGGCCTCTGCAAGTGCAGAGTACATTCTGTGCACAAAATTCGACTCCAGTGAGACGGTGAACGCAGTCTTTGGACTTGCCCTATTACAAATTCCTGCCGGTATGGTTCTACTGCTGGGCAGCGGTCAGGTGATTAGTCTTAAGCTGGTAATTGATGCCCAGCTTTTGGTTACACCCAATGAGAATAAGCCAGTTGATCCAGAAGTGTCGCAGCAGGAAAGTGGGCCAGCGTTTGTCGATACGATTAAATCGCTTTTGCAACGTAGTGTTAACCAGCCAATCTTGGCGGATAAACTTTCCTCGCCATCCGCCCAGGAGAGCTACGAACTGCTTAACCAAGCAATCGAGGTGCTTCGCGAGCAGTACCTTAAACGACATGACCTTGTGCGCGCCGCCTTTACACGCCACATCAACCAGATCCAGCTGAAGAAGGAACAACAGCTGCAGGAGATCCAAAACCTGGAGCAGGAACGCGAACTGATCAGCGAGCGGGCCCACAAGCTTGCCGAGCGCTTTGAGGAGATTAGCTACAACCAGGAGCTGCTCGTCCGCAAGTGCAACGCCCTGATGCAGAGGGCCAATGCCTCACTACCCAATAATGTGATTGCGGAACGGCAGTTTTCCCAGGAGGTGTATCGACTTAATAAGGTCACCCAGAGCCTGGCCGCTGGACTGGATAGTGTTAAGAAGACGTTTAACAAGCAGCGCTACCACATTTCCAAAACGCAAGATGACCTCAAGAAGAACGCGTACGAGCTGCCGGAGAAACAGCACCGCACTATCACCGAGATACTTACCCAGCTAACCGAAGAGATCCAACGCCAGATCACCGACGTCAAGCGCATTAATAAAATCGTTGGCATCTGAATTCGGATTGGAAAGCACACTGTTACAATTTCACCACGTTTTCATGATAGTAAAGCCGTTGCGTAGAACTAAAACGTATTTATAATAAACATGTCAATTAAGTCCTATTTTCGCTAGCTGGcttgtgttttttgtattCGATGACACTTTAATGAGCATACGTCAGCGTTGTCTGCTAGACGATCCTTCATACAGAGACCACAAAAACATTGATACCCATGGGTATTGTGCTACAAAGTCTACTACAGTAAAATCTATTCTTGACGTACTGTCCCATTTTCCGGATTATAGTTCAAATTTCAATACTAggaaaaaacatatataatattttatgttagTTTCTTGATAATAGTAGACTTCATACATCATAATTTGGAAAAACAAAGTAGTACTGCAACATAGTTTTCCAACATTGAGCTCCACTGTTATTAGAATACCGCCAATTTTTCCagtatttggttttttaagaATCGCACTTCGATCGTTACTCATTTTCTCTGCAAAGCAGAACCCATTGAAAACGTAATGGAAAAGCATTTGCAAGGCTAATGACACTTGCCCCAAGAATTGAGGGTTTCGATAGCTATTGCGTTTTAGTGGCAGTCTGAAGCGAAGTTCGGCGGACGAGAGATGACGTTGATACTACTGGCCGCCCTGTCGAGCATCTACACCGGGATGTTCAATTACGTGAAGGCCAAATTCCCGTTCGTGATCGAGGCCGCCATGGTGACTCTGTGCTTTGGCTCCATCGTCGGCCGATTCTGCATAATGGTTTAGGAGAAAACTGAGGAGGCTCGAGACTGTGCGAATCGGAGGAactttatgtatatttatatggaTGTGTCTTGTGGCCTTATGTGAATACAACTAAAAACTTAAATCTAAACCTGTGGCTTCTCAATCAGGTGAATGTAGAAGGCGGGGTTCTTCACCTGGCTCATCTCCTTGAAGTCACCATACAACTGGTGCTTGGCCTTGGCGGAGAAGATCTCGGCTAGAATCTCCTGGAAGCGTTTCAGCTCGTGGGGATAGTAGGACAGACGGAACTCGCTGGTCAGCTTGTTGCCAGCGATCAGGTAGTCCATGGACACCAGGGCGGGCTTGCCGCAGTAGAAGAGCACGGATGTCTTGATGTCCGCCGTGTGACTCGTCTGCAATTAGGTGCAAGTCATCATTGGATTATTGGATTAATTGAATCGAAAGATGTGTAGCTGATAAGGCGAGTGATGATTATGATGTGTTATGTGGGGTTCACAAACAAGATCATCCGTTCTTATCACCGCGATGATGCGACAACATTTAGCTATTTTTACAGATAGTTTTTAATTGAGGAGATGATTCGCTAGAATTTGTACAACTCACTATCGGAGGTACGAACTACACGCTTATTGGATTAGATTCTACAGAtcaaaattagattttaaatgggaaatttgTACTTACATTATAGTAGATACTCTTGGCAGGCGTCGCTCCTGTTTCCAGGATATTGTCGTAGTTGCGATGATCGATGAGCAGGACGCCTCCAGGCTTGAGGCACTTTTCGAAGTTGCCAATGGCCTGCTTGTGCTCCCGCTGATCCCCGAACCCGTCCATCAAGTGGGCAAAGGAGTTGCCCAAGCAAATGACTGCATCGAAACCATCCTGAATGTGCTCCTGGATGTCGTCGTACAGAGTCAACCAGTTGGCTTCCTCAATGACTGTAGGATAGcaatagatatagatatggGGCAAAGCTTATTGGTCATTCACCAACTTACCCCACTTATCGAAGGCAGCTTCCTTTCGTCGGGCCCAGCGCTCCTTGAGAGCGTACTTCAACATCTTATCAGAGGCATCCACTGACACAACCTCGAAACCCTCCTCCACAAGCATCAGGGAGTccacactgaaagaaaagtgTTGAAGGTTGTAGAGCTCAAAGTGGATTCGGAGGGCGCAAGCTTGCCATAATAGCTTCGTAAAGGATTCTATACCATAGTTCAGATGAGTAGTGACTAATTTTCATTGATGAAAATGTGAGGATGATTTCGCATCTTACCCCGTTCCACAGGCCACGTCCAGGACACGCTTGCATCCCTTATTGCGCAGCATATCGATTAGGAAGTTCTTGTAGTTGTCCGTGCGCGAGTTTTTGTCGCCAATGAAGATTTCCCACACCTTGGCGGCCTTGCCATCGGCGTACTGATCCCGGACTCCTTCGGCGGAGATGCCATCGGATCGGGCAACGAACACACTGTCGGCGGAGGTGGTCATCTCTGTTGGTCAGCACTGGTCGGCGAATTGCGAGTGAATAATTTGCCGTTCCGCCATCACGTTCCACGTCGCCTTTCCGGGGATTCAGAAGCCAACAGCTGGCGCTCCCACAAAGTGCCGACGTCGGCCACATAGCACTTCGTAATCTTATCAGTTCCGCCCACTTGACGTATGACCCATGGGCGGGATGACGGCTAGAGCTTCAACATCTGTTCCCGACGGAACGTGTTCTCGCCGGCGGGCTTTCGCTTTTGTGACTTGCTCCTGACCCTGACCCTCCGGTTTTGATTAGGAGTCAGCGATCGCATCCCCTGGTCAAAATAGAATGACGAAGCAAATAACTAAGCATGTCAGCGTCAGCTTACAGTGAAATCTGTTATCTGttatacttatgaaaattgcAGATATTATTAGATCCTTTTAGTTCCAATCCAATTCTTGCGTCACTGAAACACTATTATATTTgtccatatatatttaacaaaatatacttaaaaaactacaaaagGTGTGCTCTGATTAGTATTCACTGTACATTGCATAAGCTCAATgagttatatattttcttgaatTTCCCAAAATCACTGTTTACTATTTTTGAGATAGGGGAGTCATTTCCGACACAAGATCCATATATACAgtattgaatatttcaaaatcaTCCGGGACTTACGTAAACCAAAGACTGAGATTTATTTTTGAGTATAtatgcttttatttaaaatagtattataaatattgcacTGCTTTAAATAATTGGAACTCTTCTGTGTCCAAAAGATTGGTCATTATATTGCACCTTGATTTCTACGGATACGATCTTAGAGATAAAGTCTCACTGAATTTTCTATAGGAGGTACTTAAAGCTAATGATGATTACGTTTCCCAAGATAATTGCTCGTTTTTACGGTAGGTTTGAAAATCGTCTTGGGAAACATAAGCCGTTCGATGGAGTAGAGTATTTCCTTTAAATATAAGCTTATGAACTATGTACATCTTATCAGAACCAGCTTCTAGTGTCGGATCCCTCATCCTGGTCTATGGCAAGTAACCCAGCGAATCCTCTAGCGAGGCGCTGACCGCGCGCATCGACTGATAGCTGCCCATGCGGCtcctgctggcgctgctgcgaATGGAGGCGGCCTTGGCCTCCATGGCCTTTAGATTCGCCAGCAGATTGTCGGCACTTCCTCCGCCCGCCAAACCCATGCCCTTGCCCAGAGGCATCGGCGGTGGGAGCCCTCCACCCAAACGATCCGTGCTGAAGGACTCGCGGGTGCGGTACGAGGACCTTCTGGAGGAGGCGTACGACCGGCAGCTACCATTGCCAATCCGAGATCCCGGACCCTTCGGTGGGCACAGGCTCTTAATGTCCGTCGTCTGGCTGAGCTTCATGTCCGCAAAGACCGCTGCCGCCTCAACGCTCTTCTTCACGCTCAATGCCTCGTGCGGCTGCACCGGTTGACCGCTTCCGCTGATGCTGAACAGCTCGTAGTCCAGGCCCAACTTCTCCGCAGACTTTCCCTTGCGTGcccctcctgctcctgcgTTGCTTGGGCGGGAtttgcgctgctgctgcgacagGGAATCCTCGCTGATGGCTGCCGCCGCCGCGGATCGCTGGCGACGATGGGTTCGCTTGCAGTAGCACTTGCTGGCGCTCACACAGCTGTCGGAGTCACAGGATGTAGTGGTTTCCGTGTGCGAGTTGTTGGCCGAGTCGCGTTCCATCGAGCTGGccggctcctcctccaccatgGAGCAGTAGCACTTGTCGTCCGAGCGGCAGGAGATCAACGAGTGCCGGTTGTTGGCTGCAGTTCCAGCTGCATTGGTTGGCAGGACAGCTCCGTTCGCGGGCTTTCGCGTGGGTGAGGCCAGGGCCATGGTCCGTTCGTTCTTCTGGCGCAGCTTGTGGTTCAGGTGCTCCGTGCGCAGGCTGCAGTAGCAGCGATCGGCGGAGGCGCAGGCGCAGGACTCGGAGTCATAGCTGCACTCCGAGCAGGACACGTATCTGGAGGATATAAACAAGGAGTTAGTTGCAATCGAAAACACTGGGATTAGAGTAGGAAGTCCAGATTTTCATGAAGTCCGTTTTTAAATAGATAGAAAAATATGCAGTACCTAATGGCGGAAACGTACCCACTGCTGCTGTTTCGATTGAGTCCTTGGGTGTGCTCGTTCCGCACCACGGAGACATCGGAGCCGCTGGTGGCCGCCCTATTccgctggtgctgctgctgggcgtggctgtggTTGATGGGCGGTCCGATGATGATGGGCGCACTGATCCTGGGCTTGCCCTTGCTGTCCAGCGTGGACTCCTTCACCGTCGGCTTGGCCAACTTGCCGCGGCACGAGCGAAACTGGCCCAGTTGGAGCACCTTCTTCAGACTCTTTGTGCCAAAAAAACTCGTCTTTGCCTTCTTCTATAA
Protein-coding sequences here:
- the LOC6728322 gene encoding nuclear pore complex protein Nup88; the encoded protein is MSLTDVLELNKTEMFAKIRNGLPVVQRTQNLLDCKDDLLFAWHAKDSCLLVRNWRSSLAAKVNVQFQTLIPSCFVSLEVDRVLASNEGSLVALSGPRGVVIMELPRRWGPDGYYKEGKPVITCHSFGLDTQLFLKNPHLEVRQVRWHPHSVSDSTLIVLLNNNTIRVYNHSKLRHVWQVGPTVLRSGANNSLCDFGEVAVDFDIAPAAKPRVTEPETAGNNETTLDKSNKTLVAAKSLPKQERIEWPIVLLRENGNIYILMTAVDSENTRLQGPITITPQAHDNYGLESCALMIIPSLPPTLVIAESNGKLHHALLMEADATEKSFSEVDDFVLIEPAEYVVHVLETVKLELGISASGTEKGGDNCPIYLKRDLINELRYFAYHNAGLHAITVSFIAELQRYLESESDEDRLELAASASAEYILCTKFDSSETVNAVFGLALLQIPAGMVLLLGSGQVISLKLVIDAQLLVTPNENKPVDPEVSQQESGPAFVDTIKSLLQRSVNQPILADKLSSPSAQESYELLNQAIEVLREQYLKRHDLVRAAFTRHINQIQLKKEQQLQEIQNLEQERELISERAHKLAERFEEISYNQELLVRKCNALMQRANASLPNNVIAERQFSQEVYRLNKVTQSLAAGLDSVKKTFNKQRYHISKTQDDLKKNAYELPEKQHRTITEILTQLTEEIQRQITDVKRINKIVGI
- the LOC27208967 gene encoding uncharacterized protein LOC27208967 — protein: MTLILLAALSSIYTGMFNYVKAKFPFVIEAAMVTLCFGSIVGRFCIMV
- the LOC6728323 gene encoding glycine N-methyltransferase, whose amino-acid sequence is MTTSADSVFVARSDGISAEGVRDQYADGKAAKVWEIFIGDKNSRTDNYKNFLIDMLRNKGCKRVLDVACGTGVDSLMLVEEGFEVVSVDASDKMLKYALKERWARRKEAAFDKWVIEEANWLTLYDDIQEHIQDGFDAVICLGNSFAHLMDGFGDQREHKQAIGNFEKCLKPGGVLLIDHRNYDNILETGATPAKSIYYNTSHTADIKTSVLFYCGKPALVSMDYLIAGNKLTSEFRLSYYPHELKRFQEILAEIFSAKAKHQLYGDFKEMSQVKNPAFYIHLIEKPQV